One region of Deltaproteobacteria bacterium genomic DNA includes:
- the lhgO gene encoding L-2-hydroxyglutarate oxidase — protein MEYYADILIVGGGIIGLCIARELLAQGYENIYLIDKEVALGKHASGRNSGVLHAGIYYPPGSLKAQSCLRGNFLMRAYCQERELPLHETGKVIVTTREEDIPLLHELHRRATANGAKVDLIDECELHEIEPFARTHQLALFSHYTAVVDPKRVLLSLRDDLLSSGRLRLLLGCAFQNMPAANVAGTTAGPIRFKVLINAAGAHCDRIARKFGLAANFRLVPFKGTYRKLRQKKNHLVRGNIYPVPDIRNPFLGVHLSRNVHGEVYLGPTAMPALGRENYGLVSGIDLEAPLICLRDAVLFLANPYFRQVALTEPKKYCPRSFYDDVRKLVRQLTPEDIVPSDKAGIRAQLVNWTTKELIMDFLVLREERSVHILNPISPGFTSAMDLARTVVAQYLPS, from the coding sequence ATGGAATACTACGCGGACATTCTGATTGTGGGTGGAGGTATTATCGGTCTCTGTATCGCCCGTGAACTGCTTGCCCAGGGATACGAGAACATCTACCTCATAGACAAGGAGGTTGCACTCGGCAAGCATGCCTCAGGTAGAAACAGCGGGGTACTTCATGCTGGCATCTATTACCCGCCGGGCAGCCTGAAGGCACAGTCGTGCCTGCGAGGCAATTTTTTGATGCGGGCCTATTGCCAGGAAAGGGAATTGCCTCTGCATGAAACCGGCAAGGTCATCGTAACCACCAGGGAGGAGGATATTCCACTCCTTCATGAACTTCACAGGCGAGCCACTGCCAACGGCGCTAAAGTTGATCTCATTGACGAGTGTGAACTCCACGAAATAGAGCCTTTTGCCCGTACTCACCAGCTTGCCCTCTTTTCGCATTACACCGCAGTGGTCGATCCAAAAAGAGTACTGCTTTCACTGCGAGACGATCTGCTGTCATCTGGACGGCTCAGGTTGTTGCTAGGCTGTGCTTTCCAGAATATGCCAGCTGCCAATGTTGCTGGAACCACGGCAGGTCCTATTCGCTTCAAGGTGTTGATCAATGCTGCCGGCGCTCACTGCGACCGAATAGCCAGAAAGTTTGGCCTTGCCGCCAATTTCAGGCTGGTGCCATTCAAGGGGACTTACAGAAAGCTCAGACAGAAAAAGAATCATCTGGTTAGGGGTAATATTTATCCTGTGCCGGACATCCGCAATCCATTCCTTGGAGTTCACCTCAGCAGGAACGTCCATGGAGAAGTCTATCTGGGACCGACTGCCATGCCAGCCTTGGGCCGAGAGAATTATGGTCTTGTCAGCGGCATCGACCTGGAAGCGCCTCTGATCTGCTTGCGGGATGCAGTGCTCTTTCTTGCCAACCCGTATTTCAGGCAGGTGGCCTTGACTGAACCGAAAAAGTATTGCCCCCGATCCTTCTACGATGATGTGCGTAAACTGGTCAGGCAGTTGACTCCTGAAGACATTGTTCCCTCAGATAAAGCCGGCATTCGGGCTCAACTGGTAAATTGGACAACGAAGGAGCTCATTATGGATTTTCTAGTGCTCCGCGAGGAAAGAAGTGTCCACATCCTTAATCCCATCTCGCCAGGCTTTACCAGCGCTATGGATCTGGCCCGCACTGTGGTCGCTCAATATCTGCCTTCCTGA
- a CDS encoding poly-gamma-glutamate hydrolase family protein → MAVVESLQLRGPLGVLAPHGGGIEPGTEAIARFVASESGASLYVFSGRLPSGNRALHCPSHQLEPDRHPLLEKFINHVSLVLSIHGHGRSQRQVYVGGLNKSLLESLADLLRHGLPEYEWISDWQQIPSSLRGRDPNNIVNLAPSKGIQLELPLMLRQTTTGNKQERSVPAGDAMVLSQMLVEFVRRWMAGKS, encoded by the coding sequence ATGGCAGTGGTGGAATCGCTCCAACTGCGGGGTCCGCTGGGCGTGCTGGCTCCCCATGGCGGCGGCATAGAACCAGGAACAGAGGCCATCGCCAGATTCGTGGCCAGTGAAAGCGGCGCCAGCCTTTACGTTTTTTCCGGAAGGCTGCCTTCCGGCAATCGGGCCCTGCACTGTCCGAGCCACCAGCTAGAGCCTGATAGACATCCGCTTCTCGAAAAATTTATCAACCATGTGAGCCTGGTCCTGTCGATCCATGGGCATGGGCGTTCTCAGAGGCAGGTATATGTGGGAGGTTTGAATAAATCTCTGCTGGAAAGCCTTGCTGATCTGCTTCGCCACGGCCTGCCCGAGTATGAATGGATCAGTGATTGGCAACAAATTCCATCTTCGCTGCGGGGGCGCGATCCCAACAACATTGTCAATCTGGCGCCAAGCAAGGGAATACAATTGGAGTTGCCTCTGATGCTTCGTCAGACAACAACCGGCAATAAACAGGAACGATCTGTGCCAGCGGGTGATGCCATGGTTCTCAGCCAAATGCTTGTGGAATTTGTACGGAGATGGATGGCTGGCAAGAGTTAA
- a CDS encoding TIGR04076 family protein, which produces MMRLVIQVVEIRGTCPVYKPDSKIVLEDGYILDPSRSGRVCLHSLASIMPYYVALARGISARQLGIARKHSEEAYVQCLDPCDYTNGGTVVFKIFRVG; this is translated from the coding sequence ATCATGCGACTTGTAATTCAAGTGGTGGAAATCAGGGGAACATGCCCGGTCTACAAACCAGATAGCAAGATCGTACTCGAGGATGGTTACATACTTGATCCAAGCCGTTCGGGCAGAGTGTGCCTGCATTCTCTTGCCTCAATCATGCCTTACTATGTAGCCCTGGCAAGAGGAATATCGGCGAGGCAGCTGGGAATTGCCAGGAAACACTCAGAAGAAGCCTATGTCCAATGTCTAGATCCCTGCGACTATACCAATGGTGGAACAGTGGTGTTCAAGATCTTCCGGGTCGGTTGA
- a CDS encoding branched-chain amino acid ABC transporter permease, translating to MEKISLTGQIIQYLFTGVTVGSIYALVGLGFNIIYNVTEIINFAQGEFVMLGGLLMVFCSTTLHLALPVAFVLAVAMVTLVGALMERLTINPLKNATVLTLIIVTIAVSILLKGIAMFVWGKDPYVLPPFSGNKPIFLMGAAVQTQTLWVLGLTLAVVVLMTFFFKKTRYGKAMLACADNSEAARLVGIKVKTMVLISFALSAAIGAVAGAAVTPISLMEYDRGALLALKGFGAAVLGGLGSFYGAVVAGLLLGVIESFCAGFVSSGYKDAVALLVLLLVLFLKPSGLFGNVEASKIKKF from the coding sequence ATGGAGAAGATTTCTCTTACAGGTCAAATTATCCAGTATCTATTTACAGGCGTAACCGTTGGAAGCATCTACGCCCTGGTCGGCCTTGGTTTCAACATAATCTATAATGTGACAGAGATCATAAACTTCGCCCAGGGCGAGTTTGTCATGCTTGGCGGACTGCTCATGGTATTTTGCAGTACAACCCTGCATCTGGCTCTTCCTGTCGCTTTCGTGCTGGCAGTAGCGATGGTAACTCTTGTTGGTGCGCTCATGGAGCGGCTCACCATAAATCCTCTCAAGAATGCCACGGTGCTCACTCTTATCATTGTTACCATAGCCGTTTCAATTCTCCTCAAGGGAATTGCCATGTTCGTCTGGGGGAAGGATCCTTATGTATTGCCCCCCTTCTCGGGCAACAAACCCATTTTTCTCATGGGCGCTGCCGTCCAGACCCAGACCCTCTGGGTTCTCGGCCTGACCCTGGCGGTTGTGGTCTTGATGACATTTTTTTTCAAAAAAACTCGCTATGGCAAAGCTATGCTCGCCTGTGCTGACAACTCAGAGGCTGCTCGTCTGGTGGGTATTAAGGTTAAAACCATGGTGCTCATATCCTTCGCCTTGAGTGCAGCTATAGGGGCTGTGGCCGGCGCCGCGGTCACGCCCATTTCTCTCATGGAATACGATCGAGGGGCTCTGTTGGCGTTGAAGGGGTTCGGGGCTGCTGTTCTGGGAGGTCTCGGCAGTTTTTACGGTGCTGTGGTGGCTGGTCTCCTGCTTGGAGTCATCGAGTCTTTCTGTGCTGGATTCGTCTCCTCTGGCTACAAGGATGCCGTGGCACTGCTGGTGCTTTTGCTCGTGCTCTTTCTGAAACCAAGCGGCCTCTTTGGCAACGTGGAGGCAAGTAAGATCAAGAAATTCTAG
- a CDS encoding RNA 2'-phosphotransferase has product MARNKGKQLAKILQYILLYRPDEFGLFFNEDGTLPIKELLWALHEEKGWTYVRPSHLTELLYSGMDPGFIIEDKQIKIVRKPKWSLSPAPPPTLLFHAARQRAYPVIRKHGLRPTNRSYVPLASCEELAVRIGSRRDAEPVLLTIHAGRASKNGIPFYSSHGLLYLAEQVPVEYISGPPLREHPPAPSRQKTGKPSLSSVPPTPGSFVLDPARDLDPQRRQRQEKKERQKRDIRRQRRKKRRQKSW; this is encoded by the coding sequence ATGGCGAGAAACAAGGGCAAACAACTGGCGAAAATACTCCAATATATCCTGCTTTATCGTCCTGATGAATTTGGCCTCTTTTTCAATGAAGACGGCACCCTTCCCATAAAGGAACTTCTCTGGGCCTTGCACGAAGAGAAAGGCTGGACATACGTGCGGCCGAGTCATCTCACTGAGCTCCTGTACTCCGGCATGGATCCTGGCTTCATTATTGAAGACAAACAGATCAAGATAGTAAGGAAACCAAAATGGAGCCTCAGCCCCGCTCCACCACCTACCCTGCTCTTCCACGCTGCCAGACAGAGAGCTTACCCCGTCATCCGCAAGCACGGCCTCCGGCCCACGAACAGATCTTATGTGCCTCTGGCGAGCTGCGAAGAGCTGGCAGTACGAATTGGCAGTCGGCGTGATGCCGAGCCAGTGCTGCTCACCATACATGCCGGCCGGGCCTCTAAAAACGGCATCCCTTTTTACAGCAGCCACGGCCTGCTCTACCTGGCAGAACAAGTTCCTGTGGAATACATCTCTGGGCCTCCTCTGCGGGAGCACCCACCGGCACCGAGCCGGCAGAAAACAGGCAAACCATCTCTGTCGTCAGTTCCCCCAACACCAGGATCATTTGTTCTCGACCCTGCTAGAGATCTTGATCCCCAACGAAGACAGCGTCAAGAAAAGAAGGAGAGACAAAAGCGAGACATTCGGCGACAGCGCCGCAAAAAAAGAAGGCAAAAATCCTGGTGA
- a CDS encoding ABC transporter substrate-binding protein → MKRFAYRLAVAGALVLCLLVPWWTSPSVATAASTYKVGAVFSVTGRASFLGEPEKKTAEMIVEQLNSKGGINGHKLELVLYDDESDETKCVLAVKRLIKRDKVPVIIGPSLSGNTLAVVKVCNQAKVPLISCAASVKIVTPVSDRKWIFKVPQSDSHAVEKIYDYMLSKGITKIAIMSVSTGFGASGREELLRLAPIKGVTIVTDERYGPKDTDLTAQLTRIRGTDAQAIVNWSVGPTQVLVVKNWYDLGMTSIPLFQSHGFGSRKNIELAGGAAEGVLCPLGRVNIPDLVPADNPQKKVIMAYNEAYQKKYHEPLSSFGGHAWDALHLAVEALQAVGPDRAKIRNYLENRKNFIGQHGVFNFSPTDHNGLTKDAFVMVVVKNGDWALAP, encoded by the coding sequence ATGAAGAGGTTTGCTTACAGGCTGGCAGTGGCAGGGGCATTGGTCCTGTGCTTGTTGGTACCATGGTGGACGTCTCCTTCTGTGGCTACCGCAGCAAGCACTTACAAAGTTGGAGCGGTTTTTTCTGTGACTGGCCGGGCCTCGTTTCTCGGGGAGCCAGAAAAAAAGACGGCCGAGATGATCGTGGAACAGTTGAACAGCAAGGGCGGCATCAATGGACACAAGCTGGAGCTCGTACTCTATGACGACGAGAGTGACGAGACCAAGTGCGTGCTTGCCGTAAAAAGGCTTATCAAGAGGGACAAAGTGCCGGTAATTATCGGCCCCAGTCTGAGCGGCAACACCCTTGCCGTGGTCAAAGTGTGCAATCAAGCCAAGGTGCCATTGATCTCCTGTGCGGCCAGCGTGAAGATTGTTACACCGGTTAGCGACAGAAAGTGGATTTTCAAGGTTCCCCAGTCAGACAGCCATGCTGTCGAGAAGATCTACGACTACATGTTGAGTAAAGGCATCACGAAAATTGCCATTATGAGTGTTTCCACCGGCTTTGGCGCCAGTGGCCGCGAAGAACTCCTCAGACTGGCACCCATAAAAGGAGTTACCATTGTTACAGATGAACGCTACGGTCCGAAAGATACCGACCTTACTGCTCAGCTCACTCGCATACGCGGCACAGATGCCCAGGCTATCGTGAACTGGTCTGTCGGGCCGACCCAGGTGCTGGTAGTGAAAAACTGGTACGATCTCGGCATGACATCGATCCCTTTGTTTCAGAGCCACGGATTTGGCAGTCGCAAGAACATCGAACTTGCAGGCGGAGCAGCAGAGGGAGTCTTGTGCCCTCTCGGCCGGGTGAACATTCCTGACCTGGTTCCTGCGGACAATCCACAAAAGAAGGTTATCATGGCGTACAACGAGGCATACCAGAAAAAGTATCATGAGCCGTTGTCTTCCTTTGGCGGTCATGCCTGGGATGCCCTTCATCTGGCTGTGGAAGCCCTCCAGGCAGTGGGACCTGATCGAGCCAAGATCAGGAATTATCTGGAAAACCGCAAGAACTTCATCGGACAGCACGGTGTCTTTAACTTTTCACCTACTGATCACAATGGCCTGACCAAAGACGCCTTTGTTATGGTCGTGGTGAAAAATGGAGATTGGGCTCTAGCCCCGTAA
- a CDS encoding DEAD/DEAH box helicase, translating to MPDPFQRQSVAALEKSDVLVTAPTGAGKTWIAVEAIGKLLKRGERSWYASPLKALSNAKYTEFSKIFGRENVGILTGDRKENPEAPVIVGTTEILRNQLYDSMYTGTDLPVHLVVLDEAHYLGDADRGVVWEEVMIYLPQRVRLLLLSATVSNARQIAAWLEWLRRVPCRVISVSKRPVPLHPLFMLPDGEVTPLLKKRSIAGKVRHFLEVSPRQGLMPRAGVPDFSRIIGALRKLNLLPAIFFLKSRQDCNQALMTSLPREGCREKDRDRQRFRRRLRQLQEKHPYLKNHRQIKPLLLGRVAAHHGGQLPVWKALVETLMIEGELEAIFSTSTVAAGVNFPARTVVLPQSDRFNGREFVPLSATDLQQMNGRAGRRGMDKVGFVLLLPGPYQDPLLISSLFNASPEPISSQIQITFTMVLNLLLSHSPDEVRELLSRSFATYQNLDLHRQELHKIEALQKELSADLQDCNCASVEEILHTLAEKRQLQGGLAKAQHLQRQSRQRISKELLLTPGRVFRSKKGYFFVVVQVENRRGVAGVKALRLNSLPSTSGGAKLKYRWFRLERVSKLLDICFDLPVDLESWLRTLDHTLLAETPVIQLNGYCPASGDSELESLGNRVARLEEALNSFPCSNCRSYRRCNPANRSPFKDKINRLLELQYQLETVTNRLWHEFSHHFQFLQKEGYVDATGQLTAEGQWAAKLRLDQPLLIAEAIRTEVLPFHDSALLAGLIAPFVSDKNQLNQTITKQDLRFKKLGTAFARLARALRPLRGRLRAEGFPVGEISFMPAAALYIWTSGAEWQEVLGLSGLDEGDLAMLIYRTADNLRQLEGLEQTHTELAHTATQAIQALLREPVLVPQ from the coding sequence GTGCCTGATCCTTTTCAGCGACAAAGTGTTGCTGCCCTTGAAAAAAGTGACGTTCTGGTCACTGCACCCACAGGCGCAGGCAAGACCTGGATAGCTGTGGAGGCAATCGGCAAGCTGCTCAAGAGAGGAGAGCGCAGCTGGTATGCCTCGCCATTGAAGGCCCTATCTAACGCCAAATATACTGAGTTTTCTAAAATTTTCGGCAGAGAAAATGTGGGAATTCTTACAGGCGACCGCAAAGAAAACCCTGAGGCGCCGGTCATAGTCGGCACAACTGAAATCTTGCGCAACCAGCTCTACGACTCCATGTATACGGGAACAGATCTACCGGTTCACCTGGTAGTGCTGGATGAAGCACATTATCTTGGCGATGCAGACCGCGGGGTGGTCTGGGAAGAAGTGATGATCTACCTGCCGCAGCGGGTTCGCCTGCTCCTTCTTTCGGCCACGGTATCAAATGCTCGTCAAATCGCTGCCTGGCTGGAATGGCTGCGCAGGGTGCCCTGTCGGGTCATATCAGTATCAAAGCGGCCGGTGCCGCTCCATCCGCTCTTCATGTTGCCTGATGGAGAGGTGACACCCTTGTTGAAAAAGAGATCCATTGCCGGCAAAGTTCGGCATTTTCTGGAGGTCAGTCCCAGGCAGGGATTAATGCCAAGAGCAGGCGTACCAGATTTTAGCCGCATCATAGGAGCGCTGCGAAAACTGAACCTGCTGCCGGCCATTTTCTTTCTCAAGTCCCGGCAGGACTGCAACCAGGCTCTCATGACCTCTTTGCCACGGGAAGGTTGCAGGGAAAAAGACAGGGATCGCCAACGGTTTCGTCGCCGACTGAGACAGCTGCAGGAGAAGCACCCCTATCTCAAGAACCACCGGCAAATCAAGCCTCTATTGCTGGGCAGGGTGGCAGCCCACCACGGCGGCCAGTTGCCGGTCTGGAAGGCCCTGGTAGAGACACTCATGATCGAGGGCGAACTGGAAGCCATTTTTTCTACCTCCACTGTGGCTGCCGGGGTAAATTTTCCAGCTCGCACTGTAGTGCTGCCGCAGAGTGACCGTTTCAACGGCCGGGAGTTCGTTCCCCTGAGCGCCACTGATCTTCAGCAAATGAACGGCAGGGCCGGCAGGCGAGGCATGGATAAGGTCGGCTTTGTTTTGCTGCTTCCTGGACCATACCAGGATCCTCTGCTCATTAGCAGCCTCTTCAACGCCTCCCCTGAACCCATTAGCAGCCAGATTCAGATCACCTTTACAATGGTCCTTAATTTGCTGCTCTCCCACAGCCCAGACGAAGTGAGAGAATTGCTCTCCAGATCCTTTGCCACCTACCAGAATTTGGACCTGCACCGCCAAGAACTCCACAAAATAGAAGCTCTCCAAAAAGAACTGTCAGCAGATCTCCAGGATTGTAACTGCGCCAGCGTCGAAGAAATCCTGCACACCCTTGCCGAGAAACGACAATTGCAGGGGGGGCTGGCAAAAGCCCAGCACCTTCAACGGCAAAGCCGTCAGCGCATCAGCAAAGAGCTTCTTCTCACGCCCGGAAGGGTTTTTCGCAGCAAGAAGGGCTACTTTTTTGTGGTGGTGCAGGTTGAAAATCGAAGAGGAGTGGCAGGAGTAAAGGCACTAAGACTCAATTCTCTCCCGTCCACATCAGGCGGGGCGAAGCTGAAATACCGCTGGTTCCGGTTAGAACGGGTGAGCAAGCTCCTTGATATCTGTTTCGATCTACCGGTTGACCTGGAATCCTGGCTTCGAACTCTTGACCACACTTTGCTGGCTGAGACACCCGTGATCCAGTTAAATGGATATTGCCCTGCTTCTGGCGACAGCGAACTGGAGTCCCTGGGCAATCGAGTAGCCAGGCTGGAGGAAGCACTCAACAGTTTTCCTTGCTCTAACTGCCGCAGTTATAGAAGATGTAATCCAGCAAACAGGAGTCCATTCAAAGACAAAATCAATCGGTTGTTGGAGTTGCAGTATCAATTGGAAACAGTGACAAACCGCCTCTGGCATGAATTCAGTCACCATTTTCAATTTCTGCAGAAAGAAGGCTATGTCGATGCAACCGGGCAATTGACTGCTGAAGGGCAGTGGGCTGCCAAATTACGGCTGGATCAACCTCTGCTGATAGCTGAGGCAATTCGTACAGAGGTGCTGCCTTTCCATGACTCTGCTCTGCTTGCCGGACTCATTGCCCCTTTTGTAAGTGACAAGAATCAACTGAACCAGACAATCACAAAACAGGATTTACGCTTCAAAAAACTGGGCACCGCTTTTGCCCGATTGGCTAGAGCTTTACGCCCACTCAGGGGTCGTTTGCGAGCAGAAGGTTTTCCCGTTGGGGAAATTTCTTTTATGCCGGCCGCCGCCCTCTACATCTGGACTTCTGGTGCAGAATGGCAAGAAGTTCTCGGACTTTCCGGGCTAGACGAGGGAGATCTTGCCATGCTCATCTACCGCACTGCCGACAACCTCCGGCAGCTGGAGGGTCTCGAGCAGACACATACCGAGCTAGCCCACACAGCCACTCAGGCAATTCAGGCCCTGCTGCGTGAACCTGTCCTGGTGCCGCAATAA